In Chryseobacterium gleum, a single genomic region encodes these proteins:
- a CDS encoding SusD/RagB family nutrient-binding outer membrane lipoprotein, protein MKKYILSFFTIGLLCTSCNDFEDINNNPFAVDANKAEPEYLLNNSILGAQQDPNIAERVFVLYWKTAARQHLTTGIAGGTYDDSWTSEYWKYISDWLNNANAAIQLANEKKAAGQGKPYYDNIIQVSRIWRAYLMSEFSDNFGPQPIQAFQGTNPTFNSEKEVYYFILEELKDAAAKMDTTQGVPSNANAYDMVYGFNWTQWVKYANSMRMRIAMRIAEVDPSKAKTEFEAAANSNMFIATSADNFKVAEKPGWDALTGVMSREWNSQILSATLNNLYIGLGGVNSTDQLPAAQHAQVKASDYIGIKYDQQFTTMTNDPSAGYWLDGLPNKIDPRAYKTFYIPGDLTSPVYSLYPTYTNQATTNHGDLTFEDNSKITINTVNTWNAYTIGNWGVKGQRNGLRNVVGCMPALGKQYRESKNARIFFASWETYFLLAEAALKGWTVPMSDEAAYNKGIQESFIYNGVSQFYGQYIASTDYNRDGTSVSYSHITEPGVSHAMKYKDPVTGNLVSVEIKYPVNTIYKNGSVKNDKLTKIITQKYIANMPWLPLESWNDQRRLGLPFFENPAIETPLPNLPNLSSGNYMTNSIQNFPQRLRYPSTFRNTDQPGYDKAVQLLGGADAVLTPLWWAKH, encoded by the coding sequence ATGAAAAAATATATCTTATCATTTTTTACGATTGGTTTACTATGTACTTCATGCAATGATTTTGAAGACATCAATAATAACCCGTTTGCCGTAGACGCCAATAAGGCAGAACCTGAATATTTATTAAATAACTCAATTCTCGGTGCTCAGCAAGATCCTAATATTGCAGAACGTGTTTTTGTTTTATATTGGAAAACAGCAGCAAGACAACATTTAACAACCGGAATTGCAGGTGGAACTTACGACGATTCCTGGACTTCCGAATATTGGAAATACATTTCAGACTGGCTGAATAATGCAAATGCGGCCATTCAATTGGCTAATGAAAAAAAGGCGGCAGGACAAGGAAAACCTTATTATGATAATATCATTCAGGTTTCCAGAATTTGGAGAGCTTACTTAATGAGTGAATTTTCGGACAATTTCGGACCTCAACCTATTCAGGCTTTTCAGGGAACGAATCCTACTTTTAATTCTGAAAAAGAAGTGTATTATTTTATTTTGGAAGAATTAAAAGATGCAGCCGCAAAAATGGACACAACCCAGGGAGTACCATCCAATGCAAATGCCTATGATATGGTGTATGGATTTAACTGGACTCAGTGGGTAAAGTATGCCAACTCTATGAGGATGAGAATTGCCATGAGAATTGCCGAAGTAGATCCTTCAAAAGCAAAAACAGAATTTGAAGCTGCGGCTAATTCAAATATGTTTATCGCTACAAGTGCAGATAATTTTAAAGTTGCTGAAAAACCGGGCTGGGATGCGCTAACAGGCGTAATGTCCAGAGAATGGAACTCTCAGATTTTATCAGCAACCCTTAATAATTTATACATTGGCTTGGGAGGAGTAAATTCTACAGACCAATTACCAGCGGCTCAACATGCACAGGTAAAGGCATCTGATTATATTGGTATAAAATATGATCAACAGTTCACTACAATGACCAATGATCCAAGTGCAGGCTACTGGCTGGACGGATTACCTAATAAAATCGACCCAAGAGCATATAAAACATTTTATATTCCGGGGGATCTTACAAGTCCGGTTTATTCATTGTATCCGACGTATACCAATCAGGCAACTACCAATCACGGAGATCTTACGTTTGAAGATAATTCTAAAATAACAATAAATACCGTAAATACCTGGAATGCCTATACCATTGGAAATTGGGGTGTAAAAGGGCAGAGAAATGGCTTAAGAAATGTAGTAGGATGTATGCCGGCTTTAGGTAAGCAGTATAGAGAAAGTAAGAATGCAAGAATATTTTTTGCAAGCTGGGAAACCTATTTCCTTTTGGCTGAAGCTGCATTGAAAGGCTGGACCGTTCCAATGAGTGATGAAGCTGCTTATAATAAAGGAATTCAGGAAAGTTTTATTTATAATGGAGTTTCACAATTCTATGGTCAATATATTGCTTCAACGGATTATAACCGTGACGGTACTTCTGTTTCTTATAGTCATATTACAGAACCGGGAGTAAGCCATGCGATGAAATATAAAGATCCTGTAACCGGTAACTTGGTTTCTGTTGAAATTAAATATCCTGTGAATACCATTTATAAGAACGGATCGGTAAAAAATGATAAACTGACAAAGATTATTACCCAGAAATATATTGCCAATATGCCTTGGTTACCGTTAGAATCCTGGAATGATCAGAGAAGACTTGGCCTGCCGTTTTTTGAAAACCCGGCCATCGAAACTCCATTGCCCAACCTTCCTAATCTGAGCTCAGGGAACTATATGACGAATTCTATTCAGAACTTCCCTCAGAGATTAAGATATCCAAGTACTTTCAGAAATACTGATCAGCCTGGATATGATAAAGCTGTCCAATTACTTGGTGGTGCAGATGCTGTACTGACTCCTCTTTGGTGGGCCAAACATTAA
- a CDS encoding SusC/RagA family TonB-linked outer membrane protein: MKKTIFKVGLLQSLFFFGGLYAQSDSTKASKIDEVVVTAYGVKKEKKALGYSFQDVKGQTLVDAKENNVTNALVGKVAGLQVIKGSFGPGSSSKINLRGFNSFTGDNQPLIVVDGVPLSNSLGSKAKQNGKDSNNDFWNPDLDMGNGLSDINPDDIESLSVLKGGAASALYGSRGGNGVILITTKTGKRKGGLGITYSTSLGFENIFMEPDLQHSFAQGSNGLPNPQGVDNTTSWGPAFEGSNMTVHDNLKNFFKTGTTAQHTLSFQENLGEGSSLYTSANYLNSNSQIPNSKYERFNFMAKMNSNFGANKRWTTEVKAQYMSVKGTNRPSAGQGDGNYYPRILLMPQNVDVRDYREGQMQNGVTSRWITSNGINPYWTAYNALNADKKDRFLLNGYLKYQFNNWLSADVRLGTDFYSLNSDARVWTGSGRNNSYSTGQEKFYENNYIISLNAKKDDIVGKWGGSLSVYGQMMESRDKALYFSTQNLVVANVFSTSNTSDLASVTTTEVDLWKKINSVFAAAEINYDGYWFLNATARNDWSSTLNINNRSYFYSSVSTSLVLTDMLKKLNGTTLSALTFAKLRAAYAIVGNSLPPQSLYNTYIASTDPNGHIVLARNKILFNPDLHAEKLKTFEVGADMKFFDRVSLDVSYFNNNATDQLIAIPINPLSGYERMMINSGGLHNKGFEFVMNTDIFKKESFVWNVNANFSTLKSNIDKIDGIVSKYPLSGFDNVAFFAEVGKPYGAIYGTKFLRVEDTSSPYYGKLIVDQNGLPRATPDQYYLGDQTPRALFGFANSFVYKNIGLSFLIDGRIGGKFFSATQAALQANGLAADTAPGGKRDNMILDAVVEGNGGYISNTKEITQQDYWGAVTSGNLGITEQNIYDATNIRLRNIQLTYNFPKSIFQKLALQSAKVAFTANNVWMIYSKAKGIDPESVFAINSNATGFENLAFPTSRSYLFTITLGF; this comes from the coding sequence ATGAAAAAAACCATTTTTAAGGTTGGGCTGCTCCAATCCTTATTCTTTTTCGGTGGATTGTATGCACAAAGTGATTCAACTAAAGCGTCAAAGATTGATGAAGTAGTTGTTACAGCTTATGGTGTAAAAAAAGAAAAAAAAGCGCTTGGATATTCTTTCCAGGATGTGAAAGGACAAACTCTTGTCGATGCCAAAGAAAATAATGTTACCAATGCATTAGTAGGAAAGGTTGCCGGGTTACAAGTGATTAAAGGAAGTTTTGGACCAGGTTCTTCCTCAAAAATTAACCTGCGGGGATTTAATTCGTTTACAGGAGATAATCAGCCTCTTATTGTGGTAGATGGAGTTCCGTTAAGTAATAGCTTGGGATCAAAGGCTAAGCAGAATGGAAAAGATTCTAATAACGATTTCTGGAATCCGGATCTTGATATGGGTAATGGTTTAAGTGATATCAATCCGGACGACATTGAAAGTCTTTCTGTTTTGAAAGGTGGTGCTGCTTCTGCTCTTTATGGTTCCAGAGGTGGAAACGGTGTTATTTTGATTACTACAAAAACCGGTAAAAGAAAAGGGGGATTAGGAATTACATATTCTACAAGTTTAGGTTTTGAAAATATTTTTATGGAACCTGATTTGCAGCATAGTTTCGCACAAGGAAGTAATGGTTTGCCCAATCCACAAGGAGTTGATAACACAACTTCCTGGGGACCTGCCTTTGAGGGATCAAATATGACCGTCCATGATAACTTAAAAAATTTTTTTAAGACAGGAACTACCGCACAGCATACATTGAGTTTTCAGGAGAACTTAGGCGAAGGATCAAGCCTGTACACTTCAGCTAACTATTTAAACAGTAATAGCCAGATTCCGAACTCAAAATATGAGAGGTTCAATTTTATGGCAAAAATGAATTCTAACTTTGGGGCTAATAAAAGATGGACTACTGAGGTAAAAGCCCAGTATATGAGTGTTAAAGGTACAAACAGACCTTCTGCAGGACAAGGTGATGGAAATTACTACCCAAGAATCCTTCTGATGCCTCAGAATGTTGATGTAAGAGATTATCGTGAGGGACAGATGCAAAATGGAGTGACATCGCGCTGGATAACCTCTAATGGAATTAATCCCTATTGGACAGCTTATAATGCATTGAACGCGGATAAAAAAGACCGGTTTTTATTAAACGGATATCTTAAATATCAATTTAATAACTGGCTGAGCGCAGATGTAAGATTAGGAACGGATTTCTATTCCTTAAATAGTGATGCAAGGGTTTGGACGGGATCTGGCCGTAATAATTCTTACTCTACCGGTCAGGAAAAGTTTTATGAAAATAATTATATCATAAGTCTTAATGCTAAAAAAGATGATATTGTTGGTAAATGGGGAGGATCGCTTTCAGTTTATGGACAGATGATGGAAAGTAGGGATAAAGCATTATATTTTTCCACACAAAATCTCGTTGTTGCCAATGTTTTCAGCACATCTAATACGAGTGATCTTGCTTCTGTTACGACGACTGAAGTTGATCTGTGGAAAAAAATTAATTCAGTATTTGCTGCTGCTGAAATTAATTATGACGGATATTGGTTTCTGAATGCTACGGCAAGAAATGATTGGTCTTCTACTTTGAATATAAATAACAGGTCTTATTTTTATTCTTCCGTGAGCACTTCATTAGTTTTGACAGATATGCTGAAAAAATTAAATGGTACTACTTTAAGTGCCTTAACATTTGCTAAGCTTCGCGCGGCCTACGCAATTGTGGGTAACTCTTTACCTCCTCAAAGCTTGTATAATACATATATTGCTTCTACTGATCCAAACGGACATATTGTACTTGCAAGAAACAAGATACTTTTTAATCCGGATTTACATGCGGAAAAGCTTAAGACTTTTGAAGTTGGAGCAGACATGAAGTTTTTTGACAGAGTGTCTCTGGATGTAAGTTATTTTAATAATAATGCCACCGATCAGCTTATAGCCATTCCGATAAATCCACTTTCCGGATATGAAAGAATGATGATTAATTCAGGAGGGCTGCATAACAAAGGGTTTGAATTCGTTATGAATACGGATATATTTAAGAAGGAAAGTTTTGTATGGAATGTCAATGCCAATTTTTCAACGTTAAAAAGCAATATCGATAAAATTGATGGAATTGTTTCAAAATATCCTTTATCAGGTTTTGATAACGTTGCTTTCTTCGCAGAAGTAGGAAAACCTTACGGAGCCATTTACGGAACAAAATTCTTAAGAGTAGAAGATACCAGCAGTCCTTACTACGGAAAGTTGATTGTGGATCAAAACGGGTTACCGCGGGCAACGCCTGATCAATATTATTTAGGAGATCAAACCCCGAGAGCTTTGTTTGGTTTTGCAAACAGCTTTGTTTATAAAAATATTGGACTTTCATTTTTAATTGACGGGAGAATCGGAGGTAAATTTTTCTCTGCAACACAAGCTGCACTACAAGCGAATGGACTTGCTGCAGACACTGCGCCCGGAGGAAAACGTGATAATATGATTTTGGATGCCGTAGTGGAGGGAAATGGTGGTTATATATCAAATACAAAAGAAATTACTCAACAGGATTATTGGGGAGCTGTGACATCCGGAAATTTAGGAATTACAGAGCAAAACATTTATGATGCTACCAATATTCGTTTAAGAAATATTCAGCTGACCTATAATTTCCCTAAAAGTATTTTCCAAAAACTAGCCTTACAGAGCGCTAAAGTAGCTTTTACAGCAAATAACGTATGGATGATCTACAGTAAAGCCAAAGGAATCGATCCGGAATCTGTATTCGCAATTAATTCTAATGCTACAGGATTTGAAAACCTTGCTTTTCCTACTTCAAGATCTTATTTATTTACAATTACTTTAGGCTTTTAA